A region from the Vicia villosa cultivar HV-30 ecotype Madison, WI linkage group LG3, Vvil1.0, whole genome shotgun sequence genome encodes:
- the LOC131593545 gene encoding protein FAR-RED ELONGATED HYPOCOTYL 3 — MDIDLRLPSGEHDKEEEETTTLDHMLEGDEKLHNGGIDGRHIVDAGIEVHALNGGDLNSPTVDMAMFKEDTNLEPLSGMEFESHGEAYSFYQEYARSMGFNTAIQNSRRSKTSREFIDAKFACSRYGTKREYDKSFNRPRARQNKQESENSTGRRSCSKTDCKASMHVKRRSDGKWVIHSFVKEHNHELLPAQAVSEQTRRMYAVMARQFAEYKTVVGIKNEKNPFEKGRNLGLEFGEAKLMLDFFIRMQNMNSNFFYAVDLGEDQRLKSLLWIDAKSRYDYINFCDVVSFDTTYVRNKYKMPLVLFVGVNQHYQFILLGCALISDESATTFSWLLRTWLKGVGGQVPKVVITDHDMTLKSVISDVFPSSCHCVCLWHIMGKVSENLAPVIKKHENFMAKFEKCIFRSLTSDDFDNRWEKILDRFELRQDDCMLSLYEDRKLWAPTFMKDVFLGAMSTAQRSESVNSFFDKYVHRKTYVQDFIKQYDSILQDRYEEEAKADSDTWNKVAILKTPSPLEKTVAGICTHTVFKKIQAEIIGAVACHPKVDRQDETAVVHKVHDMETNKDFFVVVNQVKLELSCICRLFEYKGYLCRHALVVLQYSGQSVFPTQYILRRWAKDAKARNIMDEESELMLARVQRYNDLCHRSLKLSEEGSLSQDSYSIAFHALNEAYKSCVSVNNSNKSPTEAGTSGAHGQLSIEEDTQSRNMGKSNKKKNPTKKKKMNSEAEVMTVGALDNLQQMDKFNTRAAVTLEGYYGAQQSVQGMLNLMGPTREDYYGNQQTLQGLGPINSMPTSHDGYYGAHQGMPGLAQLDFLRTGFTYNMRDDPNVRAAQLHEDPSRHA; from the exons ATGGATATAGATCTCAGGTTACCCTCTGGTGAACATGATAAAGAGGAAGAAGAAACAACTACACTTGATCACATGTTGGAAGGTGACGAAAAATTGCACAATGGAGGTATAGACGGCAGGCATATTGTTGATGCTGGCATTGAAGTGCATGCTCTAAATGGCGGAGATTTGAATTCCCCCACAGTTGATATGGCAATGTTTAAGGAAGATACAAATCTTGAGCCACTTTCTGGCATGGAATTCGAGTCCCATGGGGAAGCATATTCTTTCTACCAAGAATATGCTCGGTCAATGGGATTCAACACTGCAATACAAAATAGTCGTCGTTCAAAAACGTCAAGAGAATTTATAGATGCAAAGTTTGCTTGTTCCAGATATGGAACAAAACGAGAGTATGACAAATCCTTCAACCGACCACGAGCACGACAGAACAAGCAAGAATCTGAAAATTCAACTGGTCGAAGATCTTGTTCTAAAACTGATTGTAAAGCAAGCATGCATGTAAAAAGAAGGTCAGATGGGAAATGGGTTATACATAGTTTTGTAAAGGAGCATAATCACGAGCTCTTACCAGCCCAGGCAGTAAGTGAACAAACACGAAGAATGTATGCTGTGATGGCCAGGCAATTTGCAGAATACAAAACTGTGGTTGGTATCAAGAATGAAAAGAATCCGTTTGAAAAAGGAAGGAATTTGGGACTGGAGTTCGGGGAGGCTAAACTTATGCTTGATTTTTTTATTCGGATGCAAAATATGAATTCTAACTTCTTTTACGCAGTAGATCTCGGTGAGGATCAACGTCTGAAAAGTCTTTTATGGATTGATGCTAAAAGTCGGTATGACTACATCAACTTCTGTGATGTAGTGTCATTTGATACCACCTATGTTAGAAACAAATATAAGATGCCTCTTGTGCTTTTTGTTGGGGTGAACCAGCACTACCAATTTATATTACTTGGGTGTGCCTTGATATCAGATGAAAGTGCCACAACTTTTTCTTGGCTATTACGGACGTGGCTGAAAGGTGTTGGTGGTCAAGTTCCAAAAGTGGTAATTACTGACCATGACATGACTTTGAAGTCAGTTATTTCAGATGTTTTTCCTAGTTCTTGCCATTGTGTTTGCTTATGGCATATAATGGGGAAGGTATCTGAAAATTTAGCTCCTGTAATTAAAAAACATGAGAATTTTATGGCAAAATTTGAAAAGTGCATATTTAGGTCACTGACCAGTGATGATTTTGACAATAGATGGGAGAAGATTTTGGATAGATTTGAGCTTCGACAAGATGACTGCATGCTGTCTTTATACGAAGATCGTAAGTTATGGGCACCAACATTCATGAAAGATGTGTTCTTAGGGGCTATGTCTACTGCCCAACGATCTGAAAGTGTAAATTCATTCTTTGACAAATATGTTCATCGGAAGACCTATGTGCAAGATTTTATTAAACAGTACGATTCCATCTTGCAAGACAGGTATGAAGAGGAAGCAAAAGCAGATTCTGATACTTGGAATAAAGTGGCAATATTAAAAACTCCTTCACCTTTAGAAAAGACTGTTGCAGGGATTTGCACACATACAGTATTCAAGAAGATTCAAGCGGAGATTATTGGTGCAGTGGCTTGTCATCCTAAAGTTGACAGGCAGGATGAGACAGCTGTTGTTCATAAGGTGCATGATATGGAAACCAACAAAGACTTTTTTGTTGTGGTGAATCAAGTAAAGTTAGAGCTGTCTTGTATATGTCGGCTATTTGAATATAAAGGTTATCTTTGTCGACATGCATTGGTGGTTCTTCAATACTCTGGCCAATCAGTGTTCCCAACTCAATATATTTTGAGACGGTGGGCAAAAGATGCAAAGGCCAGGAATATAATGGACGAAGAATCTGAACTTATGCTGGCTAGGGTTCAACGTTACAATGATTTATGTCATCGATCACTAAAACTGAGTGAAGAGGGATCATTGTCTCAAGATAGTTATAGTATTGCATTCCATGCACTAAATGAGGCATACAAAAGTTGTGTTAGTGTTAACAATTCTAATAAGAGCCCTACAGAAGCTGGTACATCAGGGGCTCATGGCCAGCTTTCCATTGAAGAAGACACCCAAAGTAGAAATATGGGAAAGTCAAACAAAAAGAAGAATCCaaccaaaaagaaaaag ATGAACTCGGAAGCAGAGGTGATGACTGTTGGGGCACTAGACAACTTGCAACAAATG GACAAATTCAACACCAGAGCTGCAGTAACCCTTGAAGGTTATTATGGCGCACAACAGAGTGTGCAGGGAATG TTGAACTTAATGGGACCAACTCGTGAAGATTACTACGGGAATCAACAGACTCTTCAAGGACTG GGACCAATAAATTCCATGCCAACCAGCCACGATGGTTATTATGGTGCACATCAAGGCATGCCCGGTTTG GCACAACTGGATTTTTTGCGAACTGGTTTCACATATAATATGAGG GATGATCCTAATGTGAGAGCAGCACAGTTACACGAGGATCCATCAAGACACGCGTGA